From Micromonospora rhizosphaerae, the proteins below share one genomic window:
- a CDS encoding phage holin family protein, protein MGFLKGLLIRLASTAVAFWLATLVIPGISLNSESVTETVTTLVLVAAIFGVVNAVLQPIIKTVGCGFYLLTLGLIALVVNGLLFLLTSWIAGEAGLPFHVDGFWPAAVLGALFVSIVTWILGAILDRD, encoded by the coding sequence ATGGGTTTTCTGAAGGGCCTTCTGATCCGGCTCGCCTCGACGGCGGTGGCCTTCTGGCTGGCAACTCTGGTCATCCCGGGCATCTCACTGAACTCCGAGTCGGTGACCGAGACGGTGACCACCCTGGTGCTGGTCGCCGCGATCTTCGGCGTGGTCAACGCCGTGCTCCAGCCGATCATCAAGACCGTCGGCTGCGGCTTCTACCTACTGACCCTCGGCCTGATCGCGCTGGTGGTCAACGGTCTGCTCTTCCTGCTCACCAGCTGGATCGCCGGCGAGGCGGGGTTGCCGTTCCACGTGGACGGCTTCTGGCCGGCCGCGGTGCTCGGCGCGCTCTTCGTCAGCATCGTCACCTGGATCCTCGGCGCCATCCTCGACCGCGACTGA
- the eccE gene encoding type VII secretion protein EccE, with translation MTAITTGRPAAAATRQPLPPQLRSAGSRPGPGVRAGQVVAAQVAVALLAAAVGRGVAATVGALLLAALLLAGAWVRVRGRWLFEWLAVGLSHLTRRRGLPPAAAPAALLGLVDPGAAVRSAELAGRPAAVVDDAAGMTALLEIGDPSDLLGDGQRALPSPLALLPTPGPESPPVRIQLLLSASPAPAPAAASGTAGTSYRQLTDGRLAGRQGAVLAVRVLRLDGWSDEELRRTLSGTVRRILRRLGPLTGRPLGEPAALRALAELAHHDAGAPTRESWQTVRSGGLLQATFRLRRWPDPRTDAGRRLVPRLLALPATATTVSLCVGPRVGADPAPVPAELTVRLAAWTAGELSVADRALRRLVADLGGALRRLDGEQLAGLAGTLPLAVARAGKVPGGEALDALELTLGEAGLMLGANRHGDAVTVRVFRPEAATRLMLVGGVPAAQLVALRAMALGARVVVQTARPRVWEPFVRGVGTVPLIPPGRPVGGVAASPLQPLLLVVDALPAAAVPGPPWQSTLAVRDELTPADVAALARVDLAILQPLDAGEAALAGAALGLGESAVWLTRIRDDMVAVVNRRALRWALLSPTPIESHLVGRPARR, from the coding sequence GTGACGGCGATCACGACCGGACGCCCGGCCGCAGCGGCCACCCGGCAGCCCCTCCCTCCACAGTTGAGGTCGGCCGGCTCGCGGCCGGGACCGGGGGTGCGGGCGGGTCAGGTGGTGGCGGCGCAGGTTGCCGTAGCGCTGCTCGCCGCGGCCGTCGGCCGGGGTGTCGCCGCGACCGTCGGCGCCCTGCTGCTGGCCGCCCTGCTGCTGGCTGGCGCCTGGGTGCGGGTCCGCGGCCGTTGGCTCTTCGAGTGGCTGGCCGTCGGCCTGAGCCACCTCACCCGGCGGCGGGGCCTCCCGCCGGCCGCCGCGCCGGCCGCGCTGCTGGGCCTGGTGGACCCTGGGGCCGCGGTGCGCTCCGCCGAGCTGGCCGGCCGTCCGGCCGCAGTGGTCGACGACGCCGCCGGGATGACCGCCCTGCTGGAGATCGGCGATCCCAGCGACCTGCTGGGCGACGGCCAGCGGGCCCTGCCGTCACCGCTGGCCCTGCTGCCGACGCCGGGTCCGGAGAGCCCGCCGGTCCGGATCCAGCTCCTGCTCTCCGCCTCGCCCGCGCCGGCGCCCGCCGCCGCGTCCGGCACCGCCGGGACGTCGTACCGGCAGCTCACCGACGGGCGGCTGGCGGGCAGGCAAGGGGCCGTGCTGGCCGTCCGGGTGCTCCGGCTGGACGGCTGGTCGGACGAGGAGTTGCGCCGCACCCTCTCGGGCACGGTCCGCCGGATCCTCCGCCGGCTCGGGCCGCTGACCGGCCGCCCGCTCGGCGAGCCCGCGGCGCTGCGGGCGCTCGCGGAACTGGCCCACCACGACGCCGGCGCGCCGACCCGGGAGTCCTGGCAGACGGTGCGGTCCGGCGGGCTGCTGCAGGCCACCTTCCGGCTACGGCGCTGGCCGGACCCGCGCACCGACGCCGGGCGCCGGCTGGTGCCGCGGCTGCTCGCGCTGCCGGCCACCGCCACCACGGTCTCGCTCTGCGTCGGTCCGCGCGTCGGCGCCGACCCCGCCCCGGTGCCCGCCGAGCTGACCGTACGACTGGCCGCCTGGACGGCCGGCGAGCTCTCGGTCGCCGACCGGGCGCTGCGCCGGCTCGTCGCCGACCTCGGCGGTGCGCTCCGCCGCCTCGACGGCGAGCAGCTGGCCGGCCTGGCCGGCACCCTGCCGCTCGCGGTGGCCCGGGCCGGCAAGGTGCCGGGCGGGGAGGCGTTGGACGCGCTGGAGCTGACCCTCGGCGAGGCCGGGCTGATGCTGGGTGCCAACCGGCACGGCGACGCCGTCACGGTCCGGGTGTTCCGCCCCGAGGCGGCGACCCGGCTGATGCTCGTCGGCGGGGTACCGGCCGCTCAACTCGTCGCGCTGCGCGCGATGGCGCTCGGCGCTCGGGTGGTCGTGCAGACCGCCCGGCCGCGGGTCTGGGAGCCGTTCGTCCGGGGCGTCGGCACGGTCCCGCTGATCCCGCCCGGGCGGCCGGTGGGCGGGGTGGCCGCCTCCCCGTTGCAGCCGTTGCTGCTCGTCGTCGACGCCCTGCCGGCCGCGGCCGTACCGGGGCCGCCATGGCAGTCCACCCTGGCTGTCCGGGACGAGCTGACTCCGGCGGACGTGGCCGCCCTCGCCCGGGTCGATCTGGCGATCCTGCAGCCGCTCGACGCGGGCGAGGCGGCGTTGGCCGGCGCCGCCCTCGGGCTGGGCGAGTCGGCGGTGTGGCTGACCCGGATCCGGGACGACATGGTCGCCGTGGTCAACCGCCGGGCGCTGCGCTGGGCGCTGCTGTCCCCGACGCCGATCGAGTCGCACCTGGTGGGCCGCCCCGCCCGCCGCTGA
- a CDS encoding WXG100 family type VII secretion target, giving the protein MSQTQAEAAVMQQTAAKFEQVDQSLQAMLSGLMAELEVLQQAWRGAGGRSFEQVKQRWAADQAALQRALRETASAIRTAGQQYDVSDTEAASRVAGTDRGMQLPL; this is encoded by the coding sequence GTGTCCCAGACCCAGGCAGAAGCCGCGGTGATGCAGCAGACCGCAGCGAAGTTCGAGCAGGTGGACCAGTCGTTGCAGGCGATGCTGAGCGGCCTGATGGCCGAGCTGGAGGTGTTGCAGCAGGCCTGGCGGGGCGCCGGTGGGCGCTCGTTCGAGCAGGTCAAGCAGCGGTGGGCGGCAGACCAGGCGGCGTTGCAGCGGGCCTTGCGGGAGACCGCGAGCGCCATCCGCACGGCCGGCCAGCAGTACGACGTCTCGGACACCGAGGCCGCCAGCCGGGTCGCCGGCACCGACCGCGGCATGCAGTTGCCGCTCTGA
- a CDS encoding WXG100 family type VII secretion target, protein MDHGVLVVNFAALQQASADIQKALNTLDSQLGQLERDAAPLVASWAGEARQAYEQRQARWRSASQDLQSMLRDIKLAVEDSAADYLDTEKKNVNLFQ, encoded by the coding sequence ATGGACCACGGTGTGCTGGTCGTCAACTTCGCCGCGTTGCAGCAGGCCAGCGCGGACATCCAGAAGGCGCTGAACACCCTCGACAGCCAGCTCGGCCAGCTGGAGCGGGACGCCGCGCCTCTGGTGGCGAGCTGGGCCGGTGAGGCCCGCCAGGCGTACGAGCAGCGGCAGGCACGGTGGCGGTCCGCCTCGCAGGACCTCCAGTCGATGCTGCGCGACATCAAGCTGGCGGTGGAGGATTCCGCGGCCGACTACCTCGACACCGAGAAGAAGAACGTCAACCTGTTCCAGTGA
- the mycP gene encoding type VII secretion-associated serine protease mycosin yields MPRPTARPALAALAAVLGVLPAAPSAARAAPACSAPPAPARPVADQPWPQQRYAPDRLAPLATGSGTVVAVIDSGVDRRHPQLAGRVLHGTDFLDPGGDGTRDCAGHGTGVASIIAGAPRPGVAFQGLAPDARILPVRVSEQQVLEGRESGRTVDAADFARAIRWAVDHDADVLNLSVVLYADRPAVREAIAYAARRDVVVVAAAGNLHDSGDPRPYPAAYDGVLGVGAIGADGSRAPFSQTGPYVDLVAPGSDVLMAAPEQGHQRAEGTSYATPFVAATAALVRQYRPGLTADEVARRIVDSSDPAPGHGGYGSGVLNPYRAVTEAPGRVAGGPRRAAALAVDRVEPAATAQQARREKARQRALLVAAATGAAATVAVLLAVVLPKGHRRRWRPA; encoded by the coding sequence ATGCCCCGGCCCACCGCGCGCCCAGCCCTGGCCGCCCTGGCGGCGGTCCTCGGCGTCCTGCCGGCCGCGCCGTCGGCGGCCCGGGCGGCACCGGCCTGCTCCGCGCCGCCCGCGCCGGCTCGCCCGGTGGCGGACCAACCCTGGCCGCAGCAACGGTACGCCCCGGACCGGCTCGCCCCGCTGGCCACCGGGTCCGGAACGGTGGTGGCGGTGATCGACTCGGGGGTGGACCGTCGGCACCCGCAGTTGGCCGGACGGGTGCTCCACGGCACCGACTTCCTCGACCCCGGGGGTGACGGCACCCGGGACTGCGCCGGACACGGCACCGGGGTGGCGAGCATCATCGCGGGGGCGCCGCGCCCCGGGGTCGCGTTCCAGGGGCTTGCCCCGGACGCCCGCATACTGCCGGTACGGGTCAGCGAGCAGCAGGTGCTCGAGGGGCGGGAGTCGGGGCGTACGGTCGACGCGGCCGACTTCGCCCGGGCGATCCGCTGGGCGGTGGATCACGACGCCGATGTGCTCAACCTCTCCGTCGTGCTCTACGCGGACCGCCCGGCAGTCCGGGAGGCGATCGCCTACGCGGCGCGCCGGGACGTGGTCGTGGTGGCCGCCGCGGGCAACCTGCACGACAGCGGCGACCCCCGCCCGTACCCCGCCGCCTACGACGGGGTGCTCGGCGTGGGCGCGATCGGGGCGGACGGCAGCCGGGCCCCCTTCTCCCAGACCGGCCCGTACGTCGACCTGGTCGCGCCGGGCAGCGACGTGCTGATGGCCGCCCCGGAGCAGGGGCACCAGCGGGCGGAGGGGACGAGCTACGCAACGCCGTTCGTGGCGGCCACCGCGGCGCTGGTCCGGCAGTACCGCCCGGGGCTGACCGCGGACGAGGTGGCGCGGCGGATCGTCGACAGCAGCGACCCGGCCCCCGGGCACGGCGGCTACGGCTCTGGGGTGCTGAATCCGTATCGCGCGGTCACCGAGGCGCCGGGGCGGGTGGCCGGCGGGCCGCGCCGGGCAGCGGCCCTCGCGGTGGACCGCGTCGAACCCGCCGCCACCGCGCAGCAGGCCCGGCGGGAGAAGGCCCGGCAGCGAGCGCTGCTGGTGGCCGCCGCCACCGGGGCCGCTGCGACGGTCGCGGTGTTGCTGGCCGTGGTGCTGCCCAAGGGGCATCGCCGGCGCTGGCGCCCGGCCTGA